In the genome of Zonotrichia albicollis isolate bZonAlb1 chromosome 7, bZonAlb1.hap1, whole genome shotgun sequence, the window agggggaaagagccagcctgggccgggaaggcggaCGGAGACGgagccagagctcggagctggtgctccatgagcagctccatgatggggagaagcctcCACAGTGtatggagtgtgggaagagcttcaggtggaactccGATCTGATtgtgcaccagaggatccacactggggaacagctctacgagtgtggggagtgtgggaagagcttcagcgtGAGCTCCACCCTGATCatgcaccagaggatccacactggggagaggccctacgagtgttccaagtgtgggaagaggtttccgACCAGCTCCGTTCTCTTCCAGCACTATCAGAGTCACAcggaggagaggcccttccgctgccccgactgcgggaagggattcaagcacaactccgccctcatcacccaccagcacatccacactggggagaggccctacgagtgtccccaatgtgggaagagcttctcacacagctctcacttgacccaacaccaacggaggcaccactaagggaagccctgagagtgccccgagtgcgggcagagcttcgtg includes:
- the LOC141729627 gene encoding LOW QUALITY PROTEIN: uncharacterized protein LOC141729627 (The sequence of the model RefSeq protein was modified relative to this genomic sequence to represent the inferred CDS: substituted 2 bases at 2 genomic stop codons), with protein sequence MPRDTEAEQELSMESREDKCPRQNLVEEAVLSGSTAQEGNGEEKPRRCRTRRGCKRSRRGSEGERASLGREGGRRRSQSSELVLHEQLHDGEKPPQCMECGKSFRWNSDLIVHQRIHTGEQLYECGECGKSFSVSSTLIMHQRIHTGERPYECSKCGKRFPTSSVLFQHYQSHTEERPFRCPDCGKGFKHNSALITHQHIHTGERPYECPQCGKSFSHSSHLTQHQRRHHXGKPXECPECGQSFVRCSSSIPHWRRHFGHSPGLSHSL